A genome region from Marasmius oreades isolate 03SP1 chromosome 5, whole genome shotgun sequence includes the following:
- a CDS encoding uncharacterized protein (antiSMASH:Cluster_5.5), whose translation MQFKLSLSSVLAIIAATAVAVNAAPAVKGRNVLDVWSPRIISPDATTVWLSGSTVNVTWDTSDAPVLISNAAAITLNKDDRIASEGFLKEFGSFSLLDGSAEVTVPATVKPGKNYSITLFGDSGNSSPHFQITAA comes from the exons ATGCAGTTCAAACTTTCACTTTCATCCGTTCTCGCCATCATCGCTGCTACTGCTGTCGCGGTCAATGCTGCCCCTGCAGTGAAGGGTAGAAACGTTCTTGACGTTTGGAGTCCAAGGATTATCTCACCCGATGCTACGACCGTTTGGTTATCTGGTTCTACTGTCAATGTTACTTG GGATACTTCCGATGCTCCTGTGCTCATTAGCAATGCGGCTGCTATCACTTTGAACAAAGATGATCGGATTGCGAGTG AGGGATTCCTTAAAGAATTTGGTAGCTTCAGCCTACTTGATGGGTCCGCGGAAGTTACTGTGCCCGCCACTGTTAAGCCCGGAAAGAATTATTCCATTACTT TGTTTGGCGATTCTGGCAACAGCAGTCCCCATTTCCAGATCACGGCGGCTTGA
- the SPN2 gene encoding Septin Spn2 (antiSMASH:Cluster_5.5), whose translation MAEAGEEIMASAYVGFDSITRQIEHKLLKRGFQFNVLVVGPTGLGKSTLINTIFASHLVDSKGRFTADEPVRQTTEIQQVSHVIVENGVKLRLNIVDTPGYGDQINNEGCWDPIMKHIKDQHSAYLRKELTAQRDRHIQDTRIHCCLFFLNPTGHSLRPIDISVMKRLVEVVNVVPVIAKADTLTLEEREVFKERIREELVYNNIRLYPFDKEEDDEEEIRLNETIRDIIPFAIVGSENNVIIDGKSVRGRKNRWGVVNVEDPNHCEFSHLRDFLTRTHLQDLIETTAQIHYEAFRSKQLLALKDNVPRPTPAQ comes from the exons ATGGCCGAAGCTGGAGAAGAAATTATGGCCTCGGCCTATGTCGGTTTCGACTCTATCACCAGGCAGATTGAACATAAGCTGCTGAAGAGAGGGTTCCAGTTCAACGTTCTCGTGGTCG GTCCAACTGGGTTGGGAAAATCAACCCTCATCAACACCATCTTTGCCTCGCACCTTGTGGATAGCAAAGGTCGGTTCACTGCCGATGAACCCGTAAGGCAGACGACGGAAATCCAGCAAGTCTCACATG TCATTGTTGAGAATGGCGTCAAACTTCGTCTGAACATCGTAGATACGCCTGGGTACGGTGACCAAATCAACAATGAAGGCTG CTGGGACCCGATCATGAAGCACATCAAGGATCAGCACTCGGCTTACTTGCGCAAAGAGCTTACCGCGCAGCGTGACCGACACATCCAGGACACGCGTATTCACTGTTgccttttcttcctcaaccCAACCGGGCACAGCTTGAGACCCATTGATATCTCTGTCATGAAGAGGCTCGTTGAAGTTGTCAATGTCGTGCCTGTGATCGCCAAGGCGGATACTTTGACGTTAGAAGAGAGAGAGGTGTTCAAGGAGAGG ATTCGGGAAGAGCTCGTGTATAACAACATTCGGTTGTACCCCTTCGACAAggaggaagacgacgaggaagaaattcgCTTGAACGAGACCATCAGA GACATAATCCCTTTCGCTATCGTCGGTTCGGAGAACAACGTGATTATTGACGGCAAGTCCGTCCGAGGAAGGAAAAACCGCTGGGGAGTTGTCAATGTCGAGGATCCCAACCATTGCGAGTTCAGCCACTTGAGAGACTTCTTGACTAG AACGCACCTCCAAGATTTGATTGAGACTACTGCTCAAATCCATTACGAAGCTTTCCGCTCGAAGCAGCTGCTAGCTCTCAAGGACAACGTACCTCGTCCCACACCAGCCCAGTAA
- a CDS encoding uncharacterized protein (antiSMASH:Cluster_5.5), protein MHTLRIYRSKSLLILSSNVQSAFHLANMNSLQSENKTTSLSSTTKSLIKSTVHGLLEKRNIPFDTNSPIDQALYDDCKEIFESKFHFPLSHYPFFGTCLYIGVDLACSAFAHLPRCNQVHIAFFTAFHMALDDQYHQIHEQLEGFSERLVKGSAQDNPILAGLATILFDTNEYYGRLQSNLIVTSTLDFVASLMMDLEIQKMESLDSPSFAAYCRLLSGISVAFAMFIFPKDIEIAGYIQCLPHLNTYINGIKYDPFDPFGLAPLHPVSDDYHCAVTCFHFTKKNLRVTTRTL, encoded by the exons ATGCATACTCTCAGGATTTACCGTAGCAAAAGCCTCCTTATCCTGTCTAGCAACGTCCAATCTGCTTTTCACCTGGCCAACATGAACAGTTTACAAAGCGAAAACAAAACA ACATCGTTGTCTTCCACTACAAAATCCTTGATCAAGAGCACAGTCCATGGACTACTCGAGAAACGCAACATCCCGTTCGACACAAACTCTCCGATTGATCAAGCCTTGTACGACGATTGCAAGGAAATCTTCGAATCCAAATTTCATTTCCCTTTGTCTCATTATCCCTTTTTTGGGACCTGCCTCTACATTGGGGTCGACCTTGCCTGCAGCGCCTTCGCGCATCTTCCAAGATGCAACCAAGTGCATATTGCCTTTTTTACAGCATTTCATATGGCGCTCGACGATCAGTACCATCAAATCCACGAACAGCTGGAAGGTTTCAGTGAACGGTTGGTAAAAGGATCCGCGCAGGACAATCCTATCCTTGCTGGTCTGGCCACAATTCTTTTCGATACAAACGAGTATTACGGCCGATTACAATCCAACTTGATCGTAACGTCGACGCTGGACTTTGTGGCTTCTTTGATGATGGACCTGGAAATTCAAAAGATGGAA AGTTTGGACTCGCCCAGTTTTGCGGCTTACTGTCGGCTGTTGTCTGGCATTTCCGTGGCCTTTGCCATGTTCATATTCCCGAAGGACATCGAGATCGCCGGATATATTCAATGTTTACCTCACTTGAACACTTATATCAATGGCATAAAGTACGATCCATTTGACCCATTTGGACTCGCACCACTTCATCCCGTCTCTGATGATtatcattgtgcagtgacgTGCTTTCATTTTACAAAGAAGAACTTGCGGGTGACGACGAGAACTTTGTGA
- a CDS encoding uncharacterized protein (antiSMASH:Cluster_5.5), which yields MARDRLAAMRAQQQQRTEGNDSYPSQSNGPAYEMSPVTPNSNGNVGGGDSMASFYAEVSFLQDGIRTVNDNVARIGDLHSRTLNSTDDAANQRNAAQLDELVEETRKLISNLKTRIKALESQGASGRDGQIRKQQTALVKSKFVEAIQNYQTVEQQYRTKYKQRMERQFKIVKPDATAEEVRAVVNDESSGGQIFQQAMMNSDRYGDSRAAYREVQERHQEIRQIEQTLAELAQLFNDMSVLIAEQDEAIKTIETQATKVAEDTEAGLRHTEKGVEHARAARKKRWICFFLTLIILIIVGIVVGVVVSKAVNK from the exons ATGGCCAGAGACAGATTAGCAGCGATGCGG gctcaacaacaacaacgaaCGGAGGGCAA CGACTCGTATCCGTCTCAATCAAATGGACCCGCATACGAAATGTCTCCAGTTACACCCAATTCTAATGGGAACGTCGGAGGGGGCGACAGTATGGCGTCTTTCTACGCCGAA GTATCCTTTCTTCAAGACGGCATACGAACAGTCAACGACAATGTCGCACGTATCGGCGACCTCCACTCTCGGACACTTAACAGCACAGACGACGCCGCCAATCAAAGAAATGCTGCTCAGCTGGATGAACTTGTGGAAGAAACTAGGAAGCTGATCTCGAATTTGAAGACTAGAATAAAGGCGTTGGAAAGTCAGGGTGCGTCGGGGAGAGATGGGCAGATTCGGAAACAGCAG ACTGCACTTGTCAAGTCGAAATTTGTTGAAGCTATTCAGAATTATCAAACTGTCGAGCAGCAGTATCGGACAAAGTACAAGCAGAGAATGGAACGGCAGTTCAAGATTG TAAAACCCGATGCAACTGCTGAAGAAGTTCGAGCAGTGGTCAATGACGAAAGCAGTGGTGGACAAATCTTTCAGCAGGCG ATGATGAACTCGGATCGTTACGGTGATTCCAGAGCAGCTTATCGTGAAGTTCAGGAACGACACCAGGAGATCAGGCAGATAGAACAAACTCTGGCCGAGCTCGCGCAACTGTTCAATGAT ATGAGCGTTCTTATAGCGGAACAAGACGAAGCTATCAAGACTATTGAAACGCAAGCTACCAAAGTGGCGGAAGACACGGAAGCAGG tCTTAGGCACACGGAGAAAGGCGTTGAACACGCTCGTGCAGCGCGCAAAAAGCGATGGATATGTTTCTTCCTCACATtaatcatcctcatcattgtTGGCATCGTCGTTGGTGTTGTTGTCAGTAAAGCGGTGAACAAGTGA
- a CDS encoding uncharacterized protein (antiSMASH:Cluster_5.5) codes for MLTQVALAVVFLVPLYFILKRVLWPHPLDKLPGPKSPSWWNGHFDEIFGIKGLDFHFMMAQRYGPTSSFRTVYGERQLYTFDPKAMHHILVKDQGTLFEEAPSFVATNKLMFGGGVLGTLGEPHRRQRKMLNPVFSIAHMREMVPIFYEVTHRLRKTLTAKVQDGPQEIDMLAWMGRTALELIGQSGFGYSFDELADENHAHPYVKAMKGMAPLFSRAHFARTYILPYISNIGTPAMRSFIARFLPWKDFQEGKGMADYMWALSKEIYEEKKSAANRLGKELSGKDILSVLVAENGKASEEDRLKDDELTAQMSTLIFAAMDTTSSALSRILLLLASHPEVQAKLREELNDAFQDGDIPYDQLVSLPYLDAIARETLRVYPPVHRLLRTTLKDAILPLSNPVTCTDGTVVNEIALPRNTDIFISLVNSNRNKALWGDDADEWKPERWLSPLPKDVVDAKIPGVYSHLMTFNAGGRSCIGFKFSQLEMKVVLSLLIQSFEFSDAGKEIFWRSTGVTSPVVVDSKLGDLASDLPGMPLIVKLVDRNL; via the exons ATGTTAACTCAAGTCGCTCTCGCAGTCGTATTCCTCGTACCTCTTTATTTCATCTTGAAGAGGGTCTTATGGCCACATCCACTCGACAAGCTCCCAGGACCCAAGAGCCCGTCATGGTGGAATG GCCATTTTGACGAGATATTTGGGATCAAAGGGCTTGATTTCCATTTCATGATGGCGCAGAGGT ATGGTCCTACTTCCTCCTTCAGAACCGTCTACGGT GAACGACAACTTTACACGTTCGACCCCAAGGCCATGCATCACATTTTAGTGAAG GACCAAGGGACTCTATTTGAAGAAGCACCCTCTTTCGTCGC GACCAATAAATTAATGTTTGGTGGTGGCGTCCTCGGAACTCTCGGAGAGCCGCATCGAAGGCAGCGCAAGATGTTGAATCCCGTGTTTTCGATTGCTCACATGCGAGAGATGG TCCCAATTTTTTACGAAGTCACTCATAGG CTTCGAAAGACCCTCACCGCGAAAGTTCAGGATGGGCCTCAGGAG ATTGATATGTTAGCTTGGATGGGTCGTACCGCACTCGAGCTCATAGGCCAATCGGGATTTGGATATTCCTTCGACGAATTAGCAGACGAAAACCATGCGCATCCGTATGTTAAGGCAATGAAAGGGATGGC GCCTCTTTTCTCTCGGGCTCACTTTGCTCGGACGTACATTCTCCCCTATATCTCTAACATCGGTACACCCGCTATGCGTAGCTTCATCGCTCGTTTTCTTCCATGGAAAGATTTCCAGGAAGGAAAGGGCATGGCTGACTACATGTGGGCGCTATCTAAAGAGatatatgaggaaaagaagagcGCTGCAAACCGTCTTGGGAAAGAGCTGAGCGGTAAGGATATTCTCAGTGTGCTCG TCGCGGAAAATGGGAAGGCATCAGAAGAAGATCGCCTTAAAGACGATGAGCTAACTGCCCAG ATGTC GACCTTGATCTTTGCAGCAATGGATACTACCTCG AGCGCGCTCTCTCGTATTCTCTTGCTACTAGCATCCCACCCAGAAGTCCAAGCGAAGCTTAGAGAAGAACTCAATGACGCGTTTCAGGATGGCGATATCCCATACGATCAGCTAGTGTCCTTGCCGTACCTTGACGCTATTGCACGGGAGACTCTGAGAGT ATATCCACCCGTTCACCGGCTTCTGCGAAC AACCCTGAAGGACGCTATTCTTCCTCTCTCGAACCCAGTCACCTGCACAGACGGAACCGTGGTCAATGAGATAGCTCTGCCACGAAATACGGACATATTCATTTCGCTCGTGAATTCGAATAGAAACAAGGCCCTCTGGGGGGACGATGCGGATGAATGGAAGCCTGAAAGATGGCTATCACCTTTGCCGAAGGACGTGGTCGATGCTAAGATTCCGGGAGTGTACTCGCATCT GATGACCTTTAACGCTGGAGGACGCTCGTGCAT TGGATTCAAGTTTTCGCAGCTCGAGATGA AAGTGGTCCTTTCCCTTCTCATCCAAAGCTTTGAATTTTCGGATGCTGGCAAAGAGATCTTTTGGCGGTCCACTGGTGTTACATCACCCGTTGTGGTAGACTCTAAGTTGGGAGACCTCGCAAGCGATCTTCCCGGGATGCCATTGATTGTTAAACTCGTTGACAGGAATTTGTAG